One region of Salvelinus sp. IW2-2015 linkage group LG1, ASM291031v2, whole genome shotgun sequence genomic DNA includes:
- the LOC112081323 gene encoding CST complex subunit STN1 isoform X1 produces MQPEAKDPEEDSVWEEPPSMLWGLDPMFNAFTRLYVKDILQMRESCQVSGIYFYNSHPIFKVDVLGTVVYKREREDFFCYGVDDGTGVINSLCWKDEQWRDQGDPATSGARSFGSSARGDFNPANELKKLRQAQHSSSHLEIGELLRVRGPVKTSRQQREIMASTYYKVSDPVMAVQISWMMEVPQLYRQCYDNPFHLDSSAQNPNIQGGSASYLLGXATRILKDFLKEKEVTRJRPYDVQDLLQPLVSRQPQKTAAEQEPEAGPSSGPPTSFKQLRELLQKSLQILQDEGLVFHKVKSQDEVYHVTERDKDLLMAVRDILREDCRREKYAEKGCHILHVLSSVRQRYSRNVSKAALELVLKALECNSDIISTSDSHYTIL; encoded by the exons ATGCAGCCTGAAGCGAAGGATCCAGAGGAGGATAGTGTCTGGGAGGAACCACCTTCAATGCTGTGGGGACTGGACCCCATGTTCAACGCTTTCACCAGGCTCTATGTCAAAGACATCCTACAGATGAGAGAGTCCTGTCAAGTGTCAG GGATATACTTCTACAACTCTCACCCGATATTCAAAGTTGATGTGCTCGGGACTGTGGTYTACAAGCGAGAGCGAGAAGACTTCTTCTGTTACGGAG TTGATGATGGTACTGGTGTTATAAACAGCCTTTGCTGGAAAGATGAACAGTGGAGGGATCAAGGTGACCCTGCWACAT CYGGYGCAAGGTCTTTCGGTAGCAGCGCWCGTGGAGACTTCAACCCAGCCAACGAGCTGAAGAAACTACGGCAAGCCCAACACAGCAGCTCCCACCTGGAGATAGGAGAACTGCTCAGGGTGCGAGGGCCCGTCAAGACCTCCAGGCAACAGCGAGAGATAATGGCCTCTACATACT ATAAAGTGTCAGACCCGGTGATGGCGGTCCAGATATCCTGGATGATGGAGGTTCCTCAGCTCTACAGACAGTGCTATGATAACCCATTCCATCTGGACAGCAGTGCACAGAACCCTAACATTCAAGG TGGTTCTGCTTCCTACCTGCTTGGCAGKGCCACTCGTATCCTGAAGGACTTCCTSAAAGAGAAAGAAGTCACCAGGMTCAGACCCTATGATGTCCAGGACCTTCTACAGCCTCTGGTCTCCAGACAACCTCAGAAGACAGCAGCAGAACAA GAGCCTGAGGCTGGTCCATCATCGGGTCCACCAACATCTTTCAAACAGCTCAGGGAGCTACTCCAGAAGAGCCTTCAGATCCTGCAGGATGAAGGTCTGGTGTTCCACAAGGTCAAATCTCAGGATGAAGTCTACCAT GTAACGGAACGGGACAAGGATCTTCTCATGGCAGTCAGAGACATTCTTCGGGAAGATTGCAGACGAGAGAAAT ATGCGGAAAAGGGTTGCCACATCCTGCACGTCCTGTCCAGTGTGAGACAGAGGTACAGTCGCAACGTGAGCAAGGCAGCCTTGGAGCTGGTCCTCAAAGCTCTGGAGTGTAACAGTGACATCATCAGCACCAGCGACAGTCATTACACTATCCTCTGA
- the LOC112081323 gene encoding CST complex subunit STN1 isoform X2, whose product MQPEAKDPEEDSVWEEPPSMLWGLDPMFNAFTRLYVKDILQMRESCQVSGIYFYNSHPIFKVDVLGTVVYKREREDFFCYGVDDGTGVINSLCWKDEQWRDQGDPATSGARSFGSSARGDFNPANELKKLRQAQHSSSHLEIGELLRVRGPVKTSRQQREIMASTYYKVSDPVMAVQISWMMEVPQLYRQCYDNPFHLDSSAQNPNIQGGSASYLLGXATRILKDFLKEKEVTRJRPYDVQDLLQPLVSRQPQKTAAEQEPEAGPSSGPPTSFKQLRELLQKSLQILQDEGLVFHKVKSQDEVYHVSSSSTSRRMSQRI is encoded by the exons ATGCAGCCTGAAGCGAAGGATCCAGAGGAGGATAGTGTCTGGGAGGAACCACCTTCAATGCTGTGGGGACTGGACCCCATGTTCAACGCTTTCACCAGGCTCTATGTCAAAGACATCCTACAGATGAGAGAGTCCTGTCAAGTGTCAG GGATATACTTCTACAACTCTCACCCGATATTCAAAGTTGATGTGCTCGGGACTGTGGTYTACAAGCGAGAGCGAGAAGACTTCTTCTGTTACGGAG TTGATGATGGTACTGGTGTTATAAACAGCCTTTGCTGGAAAGATGAACAGTGGAGGGATCAAGGTGACCCTGCWACAT CYGGYGCAAGGTCTTTCGGTAGCAGCGCWCGTGGAGACTTCAACCCAGCCAACGAGCTGAAGAAACTACGGCAAGCCCAACACAGCAGCTCCCACCTGGAGATAGGAGAACTGCTCAGGGTGCGAGGGCCCGTCAAGACCTCCAGGCAACAGCGAGAGATAATGGCCTCTACATACT ATAAAGTGTCAGACCCGGTGATGGCGGTCCAGATATCCTGGATGATGGAGGTTCCTCAGCTCTACAGACAGTGCTATGATAACCCATTCCATCTGGACAGCAGTGCACAGAACCCTAACATTCAAGG TGGTTCTGCTTCCTACCTGCTTGGCAGKGCCACTCGTATCCTGAAGGACTTCCTSAAAGAGAAAGAAGTCACCAGGMTCAGACCCTATGATGTCCAGGACCTTCTACAGCCTCTGGTCTCCAGACAACCTCAGAAGACAGCAGCAGAACAA GAGCCTGAGGCTGGTCCATCATCGGGTCCACCAACATCTTTCAAACAGCTCAGGGAGCTACTCCAGAAGAGCCTTCAGATCCTGCAGGATGAAGGTCTGGTGTTCCACAAGGTCAAATCTCAGGATGAAGTCTACCATgtaagcagcagcagcacatcaAGACGGATGTCACAGAGGATCTAG